The proteins below come from a single Papaver somniferum cultivar HN1 chromosome 11, ASM357369v1, whole genome shotgun sequence genomic window:
- the LOC113320580 gene encoding RGS1-HXK1-interacting protein 1-like: MATEEEASPVPAVAEAEETQSYIPPPPSPPPSSSFPEVESPTVTTEEGERGGQLLAEEEKGVGWQTYYNSAGDLKRTVYESTDSALRSARSLKQNSSTHLRTLQDFLPQLKSQFLSYEDAFFTKFKDELMSAKENPAVGSGVAVAAGLLLLRGPRRFLFRNTLGRFRSEEALYVKAEKNVKELNLSVDIMKRESAKLLERSALAEKDMKRGRNELVNAGSDIQRLAKSVYKIESQATDLMDGLRQIPGREALKLRAEVGTMAALIQQQRSALDKKILKISELGVSVWTICKVRSLTI, from the exons ATGGCAACGGAGGAAGAAGCATCACCAGTAccagcagtagcagaagcagaAGAAACTCAATCATACattcctcctcctccttctcctCCTCCATCTTCATCTTTCCCGGAAGTCGAATCACCAACTGTAACTACAGAAGAAGGAGAAAGGGGAGGGCAGCTATTAGCGGAAGAAGAAAAAGGGGTAGGATGGCAGACTTATTACAACAGCGCAGGAGATTTGAAGAGAACCGTTTACGAATCTACAGATTCAGCTCTTCGTTCTGCTCGTTCTCTCAAACAAAATTCTTCAACTCATCTCCGCACATTGCAG GATTTCTTACCACAGCTAaaatctcaatttctttcttatgAAGATGCTTTCTTCACAAAATTCAAAG ATGAGTTGATGAGTGCAAAAGAGAATCCAGCTGTGGGTTCTGGAGTAGCTGTTGCAGCAGGTCTCTTACTTCTGCGAG GCCCGAGGAGGTTTTTGTTTCGAAATACTTTGGGACGCTTTAGGAGTGAGGAG GCGCTATACGTTAAAGCCGAGAAAAATGTGAAGGAACTAAACCTTTCTGTTGATATAATGAAACGAGAGAGTGCGAAACTGCTTGAAAGATCTGCCCTCGCTGAAAAGGATATGAAACGTGGCCGCAATGAGCTCGT GAATGCTGGAAGCGACATTCAAAGGCTTGCTAAGTCAGTTTATAAGATTGAATCTCAAGCTACTG ATTTGATGGATGGGCTGCGACAAATCCCAGGGAGAGAGGCTTTAAAACTCCGAGCAGAA GTTGGCACTATGGCAGCCCTTATACAACAGCAGAGGTCTGCTTTGGACAAAAAGATTTTGAAGATTTCCGAATTAGGGGTTTCAGTATGGACAATATGTAAGGTCAGATCATTAACAATATAG